A genomic window from Pagrus major chromosome 23, Pma_NU_1.0 includes:
- the med9 gene encoding mediator of RNA polymerase II transcription subunit 9: MAVSQPKLEKEGDDCSLLPLVHDIIKCMDKDSQDVHQELAKLKTKIQEAREQISNMPGIDSSPAEQQQQLATLREQVRTKNQLLQKYKSLCMFDVPKAS, from the exons ATGGCGGTGTCTCAACCGAAGCTCGAGAAAGAGGGCGATGACTGCTCTCTGCTGCCTTTAGTGCATGATATTATCAAATG CATGGACAAGGACAGCCAGGATGTCCACCAAGAGCTGGCCAAGCTGAAGACAAAGATCCAGGAGGCTCGGGAGCAGATATCTAACATGCCCGGGATAGACAGCAGTCCggcggagcagcagcagcagctggccaCGCTGCGGGAGCAGGTCCGAACCAAGaaccagctgctgcagaaatACAAGAGTTTGTGTATGTTTGACGTGCCCAAAGCATCGTGA
- the LOC141020088 gene encoding dexamethasone-induced Ras-related protein 1-like, with amino-acid sequence MIKKMPPSENGFDIPAKNCHRMVILGSTKVGKTAIISRFLNERVEDQYTPTIEDFHRKFYSIRGDVYQLDILDTSGNHPFPAMRRLSILTGDVFILVFSLDNRDSFQEVQRLKRQIYETKSCLRNKTKENVDVPLVICGNKCDNGFYREVQEDEIEQLVGGDEHCAYFEISAKKNTNVDQMFQTLFTMAKLPDEMSPDRHCKVSVQYCEVLHRKSFRSKKCKDGNAYGIVAPFARRPSVHSDLMYIKEKAVGGSQTKEKGCVIC; translated from the exons ATGATTAAGAAAATGCCGCCGTCCGAGAATGGGTTCGACATACCGGCCAAGAACTGCCACAGGATGGTGATCCTGGGCTCCACTAAAGTTGGGAAGACGGCCATCATCTCTCGGTTTCTGAACGAGAGGGTTGAAGACCAGTACACACCCACCATTGAGGACTTTCATAGGAAATTCTACAGCATCAGGGGAGACGTTTACCAGCTGGACATTTTGGACACATCTGGAAATCACCCCTTTCCTGCAATGAGGAGGCTTTCAATTCTTACCG GTGATGTGTTCATCCTTGTGTTCAGCCTGGATAACAGAGACTCCTTCCAGGAGGTGCAGCGCCTCAAGCGCCAGATCTACGAGACCAAGTCCTGCCTGAGAAACAAAACCAAGGAGAACGTGGACGTCCCGCTGGTCATCTGCGGCAACAAGTGCGACAATGGCTTTTACCGGGAGGTGCAAGAGGACGAGATCGAGCAGCTGGTCGGTGGAGACGAGCACTGCGCCTACTTTGAGATCTCGGCGAAGAAGAACACCAACGTGGACCAGATGTTTCAGACTCTCTTCACCATGGCCAAGCTGCCCGACGAGATGAGCCCCGATCGGCACTGCAAAGTGTCGGTGCAGTACTGCGAGGTGCTTCACAGAAAGTCCTTCAGGAGCAAGAAGTGCAAAGACGGCAACGCGTATGGGATTGTGGCGCCGTTTGCGCGCAGACCCAGCGTGCACAGTGACTTGATGTACATAAAGGAGAAAGCTGTAGGAGGCAGCCAGACCAAAGAGAAAGGCTGCGTAATATGCTGA